A single region of the Armatimonadota bacterium genome encodes:
- a CDS encoding phosphoglycerate mutase, producing MGFLLPGAVRGIIRREACFSVETMLRLLLVRHGETDWNLQMRFQGQTDVELNARGVEQAEAIAHRLRREPLQAIYSSDLRRAMQTAQIVARYHDLSPIPDADLRELSYGVWEGMSREEILASEWAELFEKYRKDSLRYRPPGAEYPEQILERSRRVLQRIRRQHEEGTVCIVGHGGSLRALICVALSAPLETFRHIRLDNASLSAIECREDWMWVSMVNDTCHLTQEMVQPVI from the coding sequence ATGGGCTTTCTCCTGCCGGGTGCGGTGCGTGGTATAATACGGAGGGAGGCTTGTTTTTCTGTAGAGACCATGCTACGCTTACTTCTGGTCAGACACGGTGAAACCGACTGGAACCTGCAGATGCGTTTTCAGGGGCAGACGGATGTGGAGCTGAACGCGCGGGGGGTGGAGCAGGCAGAAGCGATTGCCCATCGGCTACGGCGAGAACCTCTGCAAGCTATCTACAGCAGTGACCTTCGGCGAGCGATGCAGACTGCACAGATTGTCGCCCGCTATCACGACCTGTCTCCCATTCCCGATGCCGACCTGCGCGAGCTCTCGTACGGCGTCTGGGAAGGGATGAGCCGGGAGGAAATCCTTGCCAGCGAGTGGGCGGAGCTGTTCGAAAAGTACCGAAAAGACTCCCTGCGCTATCGTCCACCGGGTGCGGAGTATCCTGAGCAGATTCTGGAACGCTCACGTCGCGTGTTGCAACGCATCCGCCGGCAGCATGAAGAGGGAACAGTGTGCATCGTGGGGCACGGCGGGAGCCTGCGTGCGCTGATTTGTGTGGCGCTATCTGCTCCGCTAGAGACCTTCCGGCATATCCGCCTGGATAACGCCTCGCTGAGCGCTATCGAGTGCCGTGAGGACTGGATGTGGGTTTCGATGGTCAACGATACTTGCCACCTGACGCAGGAGATGGTGCAGCCGGTGATTTAG
- the smc gene encoding chromosome partition protein Smc: MILKSLSILGFKSFADRVRLDFGEGITAIVGPNGSGKSNIADAIQWVLGEQNVRTLRAENSTEVIFAGSARRKPLGMAEVSLTVDNSAGLLPIDFAEVTITRRLYRSGESEYLINKTPCRLKDIVELFMDTGLGRATYAILTQNEVDIVLSAKPEDRRALFEEAAGIQKYRHRKREALRKLENTEANLTRVVDILAELEAQREPLRQQAEVAIRYHQLVGRLREIEVAALWTQVLESERAREHTQQEQQRIHRRLLEVNAQLAECESLSQKLGTQIADAEAELDTLRALQQASLTAYERAESRRALIEQRLQNSRDNLSRLQEELAANERRYAEIQQQALQWQERRLELQQRIQEVEQQREVARERLRLAEHALQQAQQHYVERTQEVVRARTYLDGLRLRRAEVEQAIRSLQSRIEESEQNLREAEERVRAAQAHRDKTVAAAEMSLREAQRCETELQQAQAEVQRRRQEVETRARENARLSARLQALLESEAAQEGLFGGVRAVLDAVSQGHLSGTYLLVADVLQPQEPYVTAIEVALGASAQDIITTTEEEARLAIEWLKQHARGRATFLPLNLLRIPEPLPSLQQCIREGLAIGFASELVECAPELSSVAQYLLGRVLVAPNFESAVQIVRRYNGWSKVVTLEGELFLPGGAITGGKMPGRATGIVSRKAERSRVERELRAGEEEEERLRARLQEAMQAAENAQNRWREARREQEQAQQRAVQAASALQAIAQEQTVLQQQLQALQQEQTEQAKRLYDLDNEILELEERLPPDAGQVISPEEVSRYRLQRDEAATQLQEAEVTLGRLVEQQHALEHERESLAQMQRDLHQQAQSYQARIAELGTQIEQDEQALAQTLQELQRIAQQREQMEREFVAQREVRQNLLQQSLENSERLKELSAQQNALAQQAHEMELTLARIEMQRTQAVTRLWEEYEVDVSQHTPPDLSQFSPETASEIHRLRREIRQMGNVNTGAAEEYQRLTERYEFLQKQRTDLEAAREDLLQAIQEIDSSTRDLFLHTFRAVQEAFQDVFVRLFGGGKAELELTQPHNLLETGVEIVVQPPGKRRQNLSLLSGGERALVALALMFAFLQVKPSPFCVLDEVDAALDGANVEKFADMLRDYARHSQVIIITHNPVTMECADVWYGVTMQEQGISRVISYRAPKEAMVAVS, encoded by the coding sequence ATGATTCTGAAGAGCCTCAGCATACTCGGCTTCAAGAGCTTCGCCGACAGGGTACGCTTGGATTTCGGCGAGGGCATTACCGCTATTGTGGGTCCCAACGGCAGCGGCAAATCCAACATCGCCGACGCCATCCAGTGGGTACTCGGTGAGCAGAACGTGCGTACCCTGCGCGCGGAGAACAGCACCGAGGTCATCTTCGCGGGCAGTGCACGGCGCAAACCGCTGGGCATGGCGGAGGTGAGCCTGACGGTAGATAATAGCGCAGGTCTGCTGCCGATAGACTTTGCCGAAGTGACCATCACCCGCCGATTGTATCGCTCCGGTGAAAGTGAATATCTCATCAACAAAACCCCCTGCCGTCTCAAGGACATCGTGGAGCTGTTTATGGACACTGGGCTGGGGCGAGCTACGTACGCTATCCTCACGCAGAATGAGGTGGACATCGTGCTCTCCGCCAAGCCCGAAGACCGTCGCGCGCTCTTCGAGGAGGCGGCGGGCATCCAGAAGTACCGCCACCGCAAACGCGAAGCTCTGCGCAAGCTGGAGAACACTGAGGCGAACCTGACCCGCGTGGTGGATATTCTGGCGGAGCTGGAGGCACAACGCGAACCCCTGCGCCAGCAGGCGGAGGTAGCCATTCGCTACCACCAGCTGGTCGGTCGTCTGCGCGAAATAGAGGTCGCTGCGCTCTGGACGCAGGTGCTGGAGAGCGAACGTGCTCGCGAGCACACACAGCAAGAACAGCAAAGGATTCACCGCCGCCTGCTGGAGGTCAACGCACAGCTGGCGGAATGCGAGTCGCTGTCCCAAAAGCTGGGCACACAGATAGCGGACGCCGAAGCGGAACTGGACACCCTGCGCGCTCTGCAGCAGGCATCCCTGACCGCGTACGAACGCGCCGAGAGCCGTCGCGCCCTCATCGAACAACGATTACAAAATAGCAGAGACAACCTGAGCCGCTTGCAAGAAGAGCTGGCAGCAAACGAGCGCAGATATGCGGAGATTCAACAACAGGCACTGCAGTGGCAAGAGCGCCGACTGGAGCTACAGCAGCGCATTCAGGAGGTAGAGCAACAGCGGGAGGTGGCTCGTGAGCGACTGCGACTGGCAGAGCACGCCCTGCAGCAGGCACAGCAGCACTATGTGGAGCGTACCCAGGAAGTGGTGCGGGCGCGAACATACCTGGATGGGTTACGCCTGCGCCGTGCTGAAGTCGAACAAGCCATCCGGTCGCTACAAAGCCGGATAGAGGAAAGCGAGCAGAACCTGCGCGAAGCGGAGGAGCGCGTCCGAGCCGCGCAAGCGCATCGGGACAAAACGGTTGCCGCCGCAGAGATGAGTCTTCGCGAAGCCCAGCGGTGCGAAACCGAGCTGCAGCAGGCACAGGCAGAAGTGCAGCGCAGACGACAGGAAGTGGAAACACGCGCCCGCGAGAACGCCCGCTTGAGCGCACGCTTGCAGGCGTTGCTGGAGAGCGAAGCGGCGCAGGAGGGGCTTTTCGGCGGAGTGCGGGCAGTGCTGGATGCCGTCTCTCAGGGACACCTGAGTGGCACATACCTTCTGGTAGCGGACGTTCTGCAACCGCAGGAGCCTTACGTCACCGCCATCGAGGTCGCACTGGGAGCCAGCGCACAGGATATCATCACCACTACTGAAGAAGAAGCGCGCCTTGCTATCGAATGGCTCAAACAGCACGCGCGAGGGCGAGCCACCTTCCTGCCCCTGAATCTGCTTCGCATCCCGGAGCCTTTACCATCCCTGCAACAGTGTATCCGTGAAGGGCTGGCAATCGGCTTTGCCAGTGAACTGGTGGAGTGCGCGCCAGAGCTGAGTAGTGTGGCTCAGTATCTGCTGGGGCGCGTGCTGGTCGCCCCGAACTTTGAGAGCGCGGTGCAGATAGTACGCCGTTACAACGGCTGGAGCAAGGTGGTTACTCTGGAGGGCGAGCTGTTCCTGCCGGGTGGCGCGATTACAGGCGGTAAAATGCCGGGCAGAGCGACGGGTATTGTCTCGCGCAAGGCGGAGAGGTCGCGTGTGGAGCGCGAACTGCGTGCTGGTGAAGAGGAAGAAGAGCGTCTGCGCGCACGACTGCAGGAAGCTATGCAGGCTGCTGAAAACGCACAGAATCGCTGGCGTGAAGCGCGAAGGGAACAGGAACAGGCGCAGCAAAGAGCGGTGCAAGCCGCCTCCGCCCTGCAAGCGATCGCTCAGGAGCAAACGGTGCTCCAGCAACAGTTACAGGCGTTACAGCAAGAGCAGACCGAGCAGGCAAAAAGGCTCTACGATCTGGACAACGAGATACTGGAGCTGGAAGAGCGGTTGCCCCCCGACGCCGGGCAAGTGATCTCGCCCGAAGAGGTCAGCCGTTACCGCCTGCAGCGCGATGAGGCGGCGACGCAGCTGCAAGAGGCGGAGGTGACGCTGGGGCGGTTGGTAGAACAACAACACGCGCTGGAGCACGAACGCGAGTCGCTGGCTCAGATGCAGCGCGACCTGCACCAGCAGGCGCAGAGCTATCAGGCGCGCATCGCTGAACTGGGGACACAAATCGAGCAGGACGAACAGGCACTGGCACAGACCCTTCAGGAGCTGCAGCGTATCGCCCAGCAGCGCGAGCAGATGGAAAGGGAGTTCGTCGCCCAGCGCGAGGTGCGCCAGAACCTGTTGCAACAGAGTCTGGAAAACAGTGAGCGGTTGAAGGAGCTATCCGCCCAGCAAAACGCGCTGGCTCAGCAGGCACATGAGATGGAGCTCACGCTGGCGCGAATCGAGATGCAGCGCACGCAAGCGGTCACCCGACTGTGGGAAGAGTATGAAGTAGATGTCTCCCAGCACACACCTCCTGACCTGTCGCAGTTCTCCCCTGAAACCGCTTCGGAAATCCATCGCCTGCGTCGGGAGATTCGGCAGATGGGGAACGTGAACACCGGTGCGGCGGAAGAGTATCAGCGTCTGACCGAACGCTACGAGTTCCTGCAAAAACAGCGTACCGACCTCGAGGCGGCGCGGGAAGACCTCTTGCAAGCCATTCAGGAGATAGACTCCAGCACGCGCGACCTGTTCCTGCACACGTTTCGCGCGGTGCAAGAGGCGTTTCAGGATGTTTTCGTGCGTCTCTTTGGAGGGGGCAAAGCGGAGCTGGAACTCACGCAACCGCACAACCTGCTGGAGACGGGAGTAGAGATTGTCGTGCAGCCCCCGGGCAAGCGTCGGCAGAACCTGTCCCTGCTCTCCGGTGGCGAGCGTGCACTGGTAGCACTTGCGCTGATGTTCGCCTTCCTGCAGGTGAAGCCCAGCCCCTTCTGCGTGCTGGACGAGGTAGACGCCGCGCTCGACGGCGCGAACGTGGAGAAGTTCGCCGATATGCTGCGCGATTACGCCCGCCATTCGCAGGTGATCATCATCACGCACAACCCCGTGACGATGGAATGCGCCGATGTCTGGTACGGCGTGACGATGCAGGAGCAGGGCATCTCGCGCGTTATCTCTTACCGCGCCCCCAAAGAGGCGATGGTCGCGGTGAGCTAG
- a CDS encoding Rrf2 family transcriptional regulator: MIRLLDSGVQTEYAVRALACLAKRGEGAIVTVKELAQEADVSVNFLYAIFKDLEQHGLVHAHRGRDRGFSLTRPPSQISYLDILNACEGHIEKKQCLLDHRARCDSIHPCAAHQAWNLLRDMAERELAKITLDQIATHNPPWEQIKLK, translated from the coding sequence ATGATTCGGCTTTTGGATAGCGGTGTACAGACAGAATACGCGGTGCGTGCGCTTGCGTGTCTGGCGAAGCGGGGAGAAGGTGCGATTGTCACCGTCAAAGAGCTGGCTCAAGAGGCAGATGTCTCGGTGAACTTTCTGTACGCCATTTTCAAGGATCTGGAGCAGCACGGTCTGGTTCATGCACATCGTGGGCGTGATCGTGGCTTCTCTCTCACTCGTCCACCGAGCCAGATCAGCTATCTGGATATCCTGAATGCCTGCGAGGGGCATATCGAGAAGAAGCAGTGTCTTTTGGATCACCGTGCGAGGTGTGACAGCATCCACCCCTGTGCGGCGCATCAGGCATGGAATCTGCTGCGAGACATGGCTGAACGCGAGCTGGCGAAAATCACTCTGGACCAGATTGCCACGCACAATCCGCCTTGGGAGCAGATAAAGCTGAAGTAA
- a CDS encoding DeoR family transcriptional regulator, translated as MFAEERRQQILQHLRQMGKVTVDELSTRFGVSAPTIRADLSFLEKQGLLRRTHGGALPVESTLYEPPYAIREMKNLPQKRAIARVAATLVRDEETVLLDAGTTTFEVALQLKQRRGLKVVTNSLAIALELMERKDMEVVLLGGSVHPSRRATLGELVLHALDVIYVDHAFLSFNGVHARAGYTSVDFEAAVVKRKMMQHARQVIVVADHAKIGQIAFAQAAPVDAAQVLIVDDGVPPDALGAFEEAGVRVLVAAVTSALSAPKADCAWQSGPE; from the coding sequence ATGTTTGCGGAAGAGCGACGACAACAGATTTTACAACATCTCCGCCAGATGGGCAAAGTCACCGTGGACGAGCTCAGCACACGCTTTGGTGTCTCCGCTCCCACCATCCGCGCGGATTTAAGCTTTTTGGAAAAACAGGGCTTGTTGAGACGCACACACGGCGGCGCGCTCCCTGTGGAGAGCACATTGTATGAGCCTCCGTATGCGATCCGCGAGATGAAAAACCTCCCCCAAAAGCGAGCCATCGCGCGGGTGGCGGCGACTCTGGTGCGGGATGAGGAAACGGTGCTTCTGGATGCAGGCACTACCACTTTCGAGGTGGCTCTGCAGCTCAAGCAACGCAGAGGGTTAAAGGTGGTGACTAACTCACTGGCGATTGCGCTGGAGCTGATGGAGCGCAAGGACATGGAGGTGGTGTTGCTGGGAGGAAGCGTGCACCCCTCACGACGCGCTACCCTGGGCGAGCTGGTGCTGCACGCTCTGGATGTGATATATGTGGACCATGCTTTTCTCTCTTTTAACGGTGTGCACGCGCGTGCCGGCTACACGAGTGTGGATTTTGAAGCGGCAGTGGTGAAAAGGAAGATGATGCAGCATGCGCGGCAGGTCATCGTGGTAGCAGACCATGCGAAGATAGGGCAGATCGCCTTCGCACAGGCTGCTCCTGTGGACGCCGCGCAGGTGCTGATCGTGGATGATGGTGTGCCCCCCGATGCGCTTGGCGCTTTCGAGGAGGCAGGCGTGCGCGTGCTGGTGGCAGCAGTTACTTCAGCTTTATCTGCTCCCAAGGCGGATTGTGCGTGGCAATCTGGTCCAGAGTGA
- a CDS encoding pyruvate dehydrogenase E1 subunit beta gives MATSTKVKKGTDPIHQEPKEKLLDYLRTMYEIRFFEEKVYELVRSRQIKGASHLYAGQEAVAVGAVASITRNDMITSTHRGHGHCGAIGNLWCDSEEDRQTHWNKMLAELMGRETGYCRGRGGSMHIADVEKGNLGATGIVGGNIPIAVGAALAESFKQSGAVVLCFFGDGAVNTGSFHESLNLAAVTHDGLPVVFICENNLYAMSMPWHDRSVPEAPYASRVRDVVKRAEAYGIPGLQCNGMDVLDVKEKVSQAVQMCREGKGPVLVEARTYRYFGHSLSDQQRYRTKEELEEYRQRDPILLLRHRMLEAGIATEAEMDAVMEKARQTIDEAERFAKASPLPPAVELFDDLYVPKDPIEFAREREQEEALRAHIRPIEDEIRRIAREQAGTPGGAMMPKLKKEDAQRLEEKYGIPIKYYNEALAQAHAEEMRRDWRVFVMGEDVGLYGGAYAATRGLWDEFGGRRVIDTPISELAIAGAGAGAAMRGMRPVVEFQYVDFTTLGSDQILHNAAYNRYMFGGKTKVPVVYRSQGGVGRCIAAHHSESMEAWWLYVPGIYLVMPSTPYDAKGLLKAAIRDDNPIMFLEHKLLYSGVMGPVPEEDYIIPLGVADIKKPGEDVTIVAYSRMVHVALDAAWDLEEKEGIRCEVIDPRTLHPLDIATIAHSVRKTGRVILMSEGWTKGGVANEFLRQILEYRFENGYSGWDYLDMQPVILAAKDVPVPMSETLEDASIPSREDVIAAVHLLCQ, from the coding sequence ATGGCTACCAGTACGAAGGTGAAGAAAGGCACCGATCCCATCCATCAGGAACCGAAGGAGAAACTTCTGGACTACCTGCGCACCATGTACGAGATACGCTTCTTCGAAGAGAAGGTGTACGAACTGGTGCGCAGTCGGCAGATCAAAGGTGCGTCGCACCTGTACGCTGGTCAGGAGGCAGTGGCAGTAGGTGCGGTGGCTTCCATTACCCGCAACGACATGATTACCAGCACGCACCGTGGGCATGGACACTGCGGTGCCATCGGCAACCTGTGGTGTGATAGCGAAGAAGACCGCCAGACTCACTGGAACAAGATGCTGGCGGAGCTGATGGGACGCGAGACGGGCTACTGCCGCGGACGGGGCGGTTCGATGCATATCGCTGACGTGGAGAAGGGCAACCTGGGTGCGACAGGTATTGTGGGAGGCAACATTCCCATCGCCGTCGGCGCCGCGCTGGCGGAGAGTTTCAAGCAATCGGGGGCGGTGGTTTTGTGCTTCTTCGGCGACGGTGCAGTCAACACGGGCTCCTTCCATGAGTCGCTGAACCTCGCCGCAGTCACGCACGATGGTCTACCCGTTGTCTTCATCTGCGAGAACAACCTGTATGCGATGTCCATGCCCTGGCACGACCGTAGCGTGCCGGAAGCTCCTTACGCCTCGCGGGTACGCGACGTGGTGAAGCGAGCGGAAGCGTACGGCATCCCCGGTTTGCAGTGCAACGGTATGGATGTGCTGGACGTGAAGGAGAAGGTATCGCAGGCAGTGCAGATGTGCCGCGAGGGCAAGGGACCGGTGCTGGTAGAAGCGCGTACCTATCGTTACTTCGGGCACTCGCTGTCCGACCAGCAGCGCTACCGCACCAAAGAGGAACTGGAAGAGTACCGCCAGCGTGACCCCATTCTGCTCCTGCGCCATCGTATGCTGGAAGCGGGAATCGCTACCGAGGCGGAGATGGACGCGGTGATGGAAAAAGCACGCCAGACCATCGACGAGGCAGAACGGTTCGCTAAAGCCAGTCCGCTGCCCCCTGCGGTGGAGCTCTTCGATGACCTGTACGTGCCCAAAGACCCCATCGAGTTCGCCCGCGAGCGAGAGCAGGAAGAGGCTTTGCGTGCGCACATCCGCCCGATTGAAGACGAAATCCGCCGAATCGCGCGCGAGCAGGCAGGAACGCCAGGCGGGGCGATGATGCCCAAACTGAAAAAGGAAGATGCCCAGCGATTGGAAGAGAAGTACGGTATCCCCATCAAGTACTACAACGAGGCGCTGGCGCAAGCCCATGCGGAAGAGATGCGCCGCGACTGGCGCGTGTTCGTCATGGGCGAGGACGTTGGGCTTTACGGTGGGGCATACGCCGCCACACGCGGGCTGTGGGACGAGTTCGGCGGTCGTCGCGTTATCGATACGCCCATCTCCGAGCTCGCTATCGCAGGTGCAGGTGCAGGCGCTGCGATGCGTGGCATGAGACCCGTTGTGGAGTTCCAGTATGTAGACTTCACCACGCTTGGCTCCGACCAGATTCTGCACAACGCAGCATACAACCGCTACATGTTCGGCGGCAAAACCAAGGTGCCGGTAGTATACCGCTCGCAGGGCGGCGTGGGACGCTGTATTGCGGCACACCATAGCGAGAGTATGGAAGCGTGGTGGCTGTACGTGCCGGGCATTTACCTGGTCATGCCCTCCACCCCCTATGACGCCAAAGGCTTGCTGAAAGCGGCGATACGCGACGACAATCCCATCATGTTCCTCGAGCACAAACTACTCTACTCCGGCGTGATGGGACCCGTGCCCGAGGAGGACTATATCATTCCTCTGGGCGTCGCGGATATCAAGAAGCCGGGCGAGGACGTGACCATCGTGGCATACTCGCGGATGGTGCACGTGGCACTGGACGCGGCGTGGGACCTGGAGGAGAAAGAAGGCATCCGCTGCGAGGTGATTGACCCGCGTACGCTCCACCCTCTGGATATCGCGACCATCGCCCACTCCGTACGGAAGACGGGGCGCGTTATCCTGATGTCTGAAGGCTGGACGAAGGGCGGCGTTGCCAACGAGTTCCTGCGCCAGATACTGGAGTACCGCTTCGAGAACGGCTACAGCGGCTGGGACTATCTGGACATGCAGCCCGTGATTCTGGCAGCGAAGGACGTGCCCGTGCCCATGAGCGAAACACTGGAGGACGCCTCCATCCCCTCCCGCGAGGACGTGATCGCGGCGGTACACCTGCTGTGCCAGTAG
- the fldA gene encoding flavodoxin — protein sequence MGKVLVLYDTASGNTRKMAEHVAKGAESIPDTEVRVKSVDEATADDLLWCDGIAVGTPTNMGTISWRMKRWWDEVGGSVWNKVDGKIGCAFSSSGGWGGGAELACMTVLTVLMNFGFLVFGVTDYVGKQFTLHYGAVLAGEPRSENEIASCQRLGQRLAQWVAVYADGRKEMHPLSGSRSQE from the coding sequence ATGGGCAAAGTGCTGGTGCTTTACGATACCGCTTCGGGGAATACGCGCAAGATGGCAGAACACGTAGCGAAGGGCGCGGAGTCCATCCCGGACACGGAAGTGCGCGTGAAAAGCGTGGACGAAGCGACCGCAGATGACCTGCTGTGGTGCGACGGCATCGCGGTAGGAACGCCCACCAACATGGGCACTATTTCGTGGAGGATGAAGCGATGGTGGGATGAAGTCGGAGGCAGCGTCTGGAATAAGGTGGATGGCAAAATCGGCTGTGCTTTCTCCTCCTCCGGCGGATGGGGTGGCGGCGCAGAGCTCGCCTGTATGACCGTTTTGACCGTGCTGATGAACTTTGGATTCCTCGTGTTTGGGGTGACCGACTACGTTGGGAAACAGTTTACCCTGCACTACGGCGCGGTGTTAGCGGGCGAACCCCGTTCGGAAAACGAAATTGCCTCCTGCCAGCGATTGGGGCAACGACTGGCGCAGTGGGTCGCGGTGTACGCCGATGGCAGAAAGGAGATGCATCCGCTGAGTGGCAGTCGTTCCCAGGAGTAG